In the Pelmatolapia mariae isolate MD_Pm_ZW linkage group LG10_11, Pm_UMD_F_2, whole genome shotgun sequence genome, GAAGTGTTATCTTTCTTTGTGGTGTCCCACTCTTTTTCAATTCCACAATGCCGTCACCACAACCTGCACGAACACACATCCTCAAATCATTATCCAAACACATTTGCCTTAAGGTGGCTTAATGTGTAGACATAATTGGTCTACTTAGACCACCAAGAAAAAATGTCAGGCATGTCCAATCAGAAAGCTGAAAAGATACCTCTGGGCAATGTATGTAAGCAATGAGAACAAGTGGACTGTCATGCTCCTGGGCCTCCaacccagtgttttgttttgtttttctggacTTATTATTCACTTCcttggatttaagaaatatgcAAATTCAAGCTCTGTACTACTGAGTCTGGAGTTCAGTATTCCCTAGTACCGCTGcgtttttgttatttatattgTTAATTCTTGGTTCTTGTTTATGTTAGTTCCCTTTTGTGTCCACTCTGTCCTAGTCTCGTCTCcgtgtcttgtctctgtgttttgttaCCCTTTTTTCTCCCCAGTCTGGTCTCCCTGTGTCCTGTCTCCGTGGCTGTATGGTTTCCCTGTCTTGCCAAGTTGTTACATCTTAAGCCCTGATCCCCGTGTGTGTCCCATCCTGTCCCTGTAGtcatctctctgtgtttcatcctGTGTTCATCCTTTTTGTATCCCCTTAAAGTCTGTTAAGTCTCTGTTTTTATAAGCCTTTCGTCTTGATCAAGCAGATGTGTCTTAGTCTCCGCCTTAGTGTttatgcttcctgttttattttgacactcCGTTGTCTCTTGTGCAATATGTTTGGTTTAACTTGCCATGTCTTTGGTGGCAGCTGTGCTCCCACCTGTTTCCTCTTCACCTGTATGTATTGTCAGCATCTCCCTCATTGTGTGTAAGCTTTTCTCAGTCTGCTTTTGCGTTTGTAAATTACCATCAACTCTGCTCTGTTATTGCCTGTCACACGCCCGCTCTGTGACATGGAGCTCTTGAGAGAGAACTCATTACTCCGATACACATAATCAGAAACATTGATTAAAtgagggagaaagaggagaCAGCGTGTACTCACAGCAccacagagcactgttgtggatCTGTATGGAGGagagataatcacagctgagtAAAAACTGCCGTTTCACTTTAAGACTGGATGAGTCCCATTGCAGGATCATCCCATCGCGGCTGCAGGAGTATGTCAGCAGGCTGGGAAAGAAGGCTCATTTAATACAGCATCACAACATGTTCATTAACACACTGAGACACTGTAATAAGACTGCTCTCATTTTTGTGCGTGTGTTGGTTTTTGTGCTTTGTACGAACTACAGATTAACACGTCTCTACCTGTTGGGTTGGTTGCTTGCGTCCACTGCGAGGCCAGTCACTTCATGTCTGTGTTCGGTCAGCTGTTTGTTGCTGGACATGCTGTGAGTGTCTATAATGTAGATTACAGAGTCCTGAGAACCAATCCACACCTGCTCCTGGACCAGTCCTATCATACAGTTCTACACAGAGGATAAGATAAGATGTATTTTATTCATCACAAAGctaccaatttttttttttttacaacagtttagcagaacaaacaaataacaaatagTTTAAATAAGAAGATGAGTATGTAGCTCAATCAAATAGACTACATATGTCTAAAGGTAAAAACTAATTAGAAATTAGAGAAGAAACAAATGTTCAAATTAAGTATGAATTTAAATTAGAATCTTAAATAATAAtagataaaagtaaaaatgcaaTGGGAACTTTCATGTAGCTTAATGAAAATCACTATATCTTAGAACACAAAGGTATTACAATGTTGAAATATTGGTCTGTTTTACTTCTATTACTATAAACCTGCTCTTTTtgaataatattaaatacagagaacaaCAAtactgaaaacaactgaatgttgCACTAAAGCCCTCGACCAAAACAAATGTGTGCATCGACCACGCTTCCTGTGTCCCTTCACATCCTCTGCATGGTGTGGTAAACATAGACTGTGGATAAACAATTGGATGTAGCCtctgggtctgaaaagtgaagctaaTGTGGAAATGTCCCAAACCTCCTCTCAGCAGAAGGGACAGACATGACCCAGCTTTACACTTGCCATGTATTTGTAACTCAGCATGATATTTCTGACTACAGCTGTGATCTAAAATCTGGCAGCTTGTGTTATAATATTGCAAGATGGTCTAAAGTTTGAATCACTGAGTACTATAACAATCTAGCAATTGAAAAACTTATTGCATTTTCAGTATAGGAATAACTAAGTCAAACAGTTATGAAACTTTATACACATGTTGTTTGAGATCTATAAGCATGTTTCATTTTCATGGACAAAATCAGTGGAGAGATACATTAAATAGCTCATAGCTCAAATAGTAAAAGCATGCCTCCTCTCACCAGCTGCGACTGTCCAACCTGGATACAGTCCTGCAGCATTGACCAACTCGCCGCATCAAATACAACCACCTTACCCCCACTGAGAGCCACCCACAGCTTTGGGTTCATATCACCCACTTTGCCAGTACCAGTCAGCTGACCTGAAATGAGAAAGAAACatgcaaaaaataagaaaaagtgttctaaatacataaaaaaaggaTAACAGCAGTCGGTTAACACTAATTTTAAATTCATTAATTAACGcttatttcacattttccatACACAGTTTTTTACATAACTATATCACATGGTAATAGCTGTTTTATTAGTATCAGATCCTCTTCCAAATAGTGTGTATGGATAACCAATGTTGATATTGACAAAATATAAATAGGTTTAGTGATATTCTGTTGTAAAGGTAAGTAGCCTCCCCCTCATTTCAATGATACCTGGAGTGTAAAGCAGCACATGTACGGTCTGTGGCTCAGCCAGGTCCAATGATGGGTTGATCTTGTGTTTGAGAGTCTCTGAGGTAGTTTTAGGCACTATCATAGGCACTGGccagagacaaaaacaagataaacaaatataaacagcATATAAACAGCATATACTGAACATACTCttctatatttatttatcttttcttttatccAAATTACACGATTTGACAGAAACagtcaaaaaaaaccaaaacacaacaaattcaGAGCCCAGACCTTCTTGTCTGATTTTATCAAAGTAAGCCAGCTTTGAAGCAGCAGTGATGGATCTCTGATTCTGCAGGCAGCCTGTGACAGCATCTATTAGCAGAACGTTGGTCAGAGCCTGAGTCATGTACTGAGGGTCCTAGAGACACAAAGTGAGATTAAAAAcctaaaataataacaaaaggaTTAAAAGAAGGGGTAAGGCAGGTTGCACTTAAGAACAGAAAAGTTATGGCAAACCAGCAGAGTAGCTAAATCAGTAACACTGCAGCAAAAGCTATAAAAATACTGGCGACCACCAGTGGTACCCatcagcctcctagtagatacacctatggtatcaatttaaaaatgttaggTGACTTATTTCTTGAGTTgttacaagattttcagaaaactctGACAAGTTTTGAGGTCAGcgtcactgagattcaaactcatGCTCATATTCATACTCATATCTATTTAGTAGATACAGGTGTGGAATCAAATTCAAAGTCCTACCCCACTTTGTTCTTGAGTTATCAAACTaacaaacttgggtgtccacaTCGCCTGCCCACTCGCCAGGCACGGTGATgacaataccccatcagccttttatggCTGACAGGTAAAAAGTATAATTTAGACGCAGCCAAACGTCTACGGCTGACAACTTCAAGGACAGTAAATCCTCGATCCTCAGTATTACATAGATGTGGACTGGGAAGGTACATCTAATAAAATCACATCTGTTAAACTGTTTTAAGATCATTTGAGTTTTCTGCACCTTGTGTTGATCTGCCATCTTGCGTCCAGCCCACATCTCTTTGATCACAAGGTTCCAAAGCTCAGTCTCTGCTTTTAGGTTGGCCTCAAACACTTCAGGCCTGCTGGATGTCTGGATACGAAGGGATGGAATACGAACGAGCAGAAAGGGAACTGAGGTAATTTTTACCTCCTGTAAGAGATTATTTATTAACAGACGAGAATGAGAACACACAAGGCACAATTATCAAAAATAGTCTTAAAGATGCTACTTGACCTGTATATCTCTGAACTTTGTGATTTCCAAGAAACCGGGTCGTCCTTCAGTGAGCAAAAACAGGCGTTTCTGCGTCATGGCGATTTTACCAACGCCGTGGGAAGTCTTGACACAGGAGGACAACTTGTAGACACACTCACTATTGTCAAGTCGGTCAATGACATCAGAGGGCAGGTTGACATCTTGTGCTTCAGCTTCCATCTCTTTCCAGAATGTGTAGAAGACTCTGAAAAGTTCAGGGTCCACCTGCTTTGGTTGACCTCGGACAGAGGGGTGTGCATACGCAACTAGATGCAAACAGACAGAGATATAGAAGACAAAGACACCCAATCTTACAATCTTAAAGTGATCCAAACCAAAATTTCAATGGTTTTTCCTTTGTCCATTTATCCACAGCTTTACCAAGAGCTGTGGATAAATGAGGCAGACCAAAAACATACCCATGCTAAGGTCCACTGCTTTGGTGcacagctgaaaacagctgTTCTAAAGACGACCGGTATAACACTACACCATGAGCAATAAATTTTCACACTCAGCACTGAAACAGTTAGCATTTGGAGTCATGTTCTTCCACCACAGAGTGAATTAAAGGCCAATATTTACTGCCCTTTTagctcttttgttgttgttgttgtttgctaGCCCCCTGGGTTTTGCTAGCATTGCTTCTTGCCCAGCATCCAGCTGCCCCACAACCCTGAAATCACTAAGCAGTTAAAAAACTGATAAATGGGAAGCTTTGGTTTGTTCACAGTTTCTTTTTATATGCATTAGCATACAGTTTTTAATTTCAGCAGTTGATAAGAGTAAAGAGAATGATCTTAAACTATTAAAGTCTTGGTTGTACAAACCCAAACTATGGCCTGAAAGACTCAATCTGAGACAGATATGCAAATCAGAAATTATAATTTCTTCGTTAAGCTGTAATCCATAGATTATACAAGGATTATACTAGATCATCTGACAGCTGCTTGAGTTAACCATAATGGCAACTCTGGAGCGTTAATGGAGAAAATAATTAGTGTAAGTAACTTCTGTGTCCATCTTATCAGGTCATCTAataaaatgacatgaaaaatGTCTTGGACATTCACAAGCCAATTGTGCACCGCAGCATTTTAGTGAGTTCACTTGGCTTGCACTCCTACAAATGCACAAGTAACAATTTTAATTCTGAGAGATCTTGAGGTTACACACAGCTCATAAGAGAAAGCTTCAAAAAGCAGAAGACAGCTTTTCTGTTTGACTTACTGTCAGTGAGAGCATCAAATAAACGCTGTATGGTCGCCACATCTCTAACAATCCTACACTCTTGAACGCATCGCATAAACTCCTCCTGATACAGAGGCTTACAGGGAAGCTGAAACTTCTTTACATGGTCATCAGGCTCCACCAGCGGCTTCTCATTGTCTGTCTTAACctaaggcagaaaaaaaaaagacaacatcaCTGCTTCATCACCAGCAGGTGCAGAACTTCAACCACGAAGGAAACATGCGTGAACCAACCTTGAGGATGAGTCTCTTGAGTTCAGGCCGCCTTTGAGCTTGTTGTCTCTCATCTCTTTGCAGCGAGTCTACGAGCCATGTGACCAAGCTAGTGGGAAAAATTGCAGTGTCGGTCTTATTGAGGTTTTGGAAGTCGCTCAGTGCGTCCAGTCGCCGCGAACACAGTGTGTTGATTAAACCACGCAAGTAGTAGTATCTGCAGGagaaaacttattttattcatGTCTCAGGTCACTGGTGTCAGCAACAGCACTGAAAAACTTTATAAAAGAATACGCAACTTTATAAAAGAATAAAGCACAGGGAAAGCTGATTCTAAGCAGCGGGAAGCACATAAATATAGATATAGgtgtatataatataatatataggTGCGTATAAAGAATAACAAGAGAATACCTGGCCAGCATGGCAGAGTTCTCACTTTGGACAGAGAAAATGGCTTTTCCGAGCTGCTGGATGAGCTCAATGTAATAACTTTGGACAGAGTGGAAGGACAGAGATGCTGGGAAGTCTGGAAGTTTGAACACCTTTATAGGTTTTGGAGTTGTGCTTGGTGCTGGTagacacaaaaatcacaaagggGAGGAAGGCAGATTAAGAGAGACAAGACAACAAGGGAAGGAGGAACAGTGGCTTTTCTTTGTCTTGACAGTGTTTCCTTCATTAAATCAGTCAATCAAGTATTATATCTAACTGGGTATTAACCCCTGGGGTCTCACCGGGGTCAGATATGAGGATCTTGGAGAGTGGTGTGTTTCTTTGGAAGCCGATAATCTGATCTTCTCTCAAGTTAGGGAGACTCATGCCCAGTCTCTTACTTAGCCTCGTCTCTGTGATGGAGCCCTTTCTCCTGGCTTGAATCTGCTGCATGGTGGGTCTGTGTGGGGCTTCAACCATGGCCTTCATCCTAGAGGATGGAGGATAGAGAAAAAGTGTTCACCTGAACATTTACCAGCCGTGTAGTTGTCATATACTGAACATAATCAGTTATATATTTGTAATAAGAATATCCATCATAACTTTATATCTGAATATATTTTTACTTTCCAGTTTAACAGGTACATGTAAGTAAAGCTGATACAGCCAAACGTGACGTCCCTGTAACAGATCCTAACTTTATGAAGGTTGtggtgcttctgagtttttccAAGAGCGGTTTGACCACCAGATTTGTGCCTCTTTTAATATTATCAGTTACCTCGATGCTTATTAGGTTAAAAAAATTTACATACTTTTGCATCTCAGAACGAGTGCTTAGCTCCATTCGTGCAAAGCTATCCATTTTCCTGTTGAGACGATCCTTGAGAAATGAATGGAAGATATGCGTCTCCAGCACCTGCAACACAGTCCTGTCAGTTCTTTTAAGGATGCGTAACCTCTCCAGCATCAGTGTGTGTTGAAAGATGCCAGCTGATCTATCGCCCTTCTAAGCAAAGCAGCACTGAGTCAGCCTTTACCTTCTTGTAAAAAAGTTGCTCAGCTGGCTCTCTGGTTTTCAGGAACTCTTCACTGTGAAACACTCGATGTTCATAATTCAGATGACTGCTCACATccctgttacacacacacacatacacatcatCAAAATATTAACACATATTTAAAAGAAGCCTCCCACCAATAGTGGACTGATCAGTAAATTCAGAACCTGAAAATGTTGACAATTAATTCCAGCGCAATCCTCTGGATGTCGTTGTTAAGGCTGCGTTGCCACGTTCGCCTCTGTGCCCGCTGTTCATTGATGTCAGTGCAACTTGCATGGTGGCACTGATCCAAGTCAAAATGTATTCGCAATAACTTACACCTGCAAAATAAATTCAAGTCAAGTAAAAGTACACCCTCAAATCCTCATCAGGTTCTTATCAAGGTCTACACCATGTTGCTACTTATTTACCTAATCCagaatgcagaagcagtgtgtgaaaaactaagtacacccttacTCCTTAAGTAGCAGCTAGTTGCTGCTATTTTAATGCACTTCCAAGATCATCAACAAATGTGAGcatctctataaaagcagaagttttggcagtttgcaggTCTGGAGTACTCAGCTGTATGTTATTAAAATGCTAAAGGAAAGGCAGCAATGATCTTAAAGAAGCGCCTGCTGCTACCCATCAGTCACAGGGGGTTTAAAGTAATTTCCAAACAATTTAAAGTCCATCATCCTACAGGAAGAAAGATTATTTATAAGTGAAAAACTTTCAAGACAGTTGCCAATCTTCTCAGGAGTtgacatcccagcaaattcaccccattGTCACATTGTGCAGTGCTCAAAGAAAGTGCCAATAACTCAAGCGCTGCATCTCAAACTCAGGCTagatgttaaagttcatgacagcaaaattagaaaaagactgaacagagGTTTCAATATAACGACTCTTTTTCTATTTAGAAAAATAAGGCAGCACAGTCACCACAAGGCTTCTGGCACAGTGTCCTTTGGACAAaggaccaaagtggagatgtttgaccATAATGCAGATTAATATTTGATGAAAACCAAATTGAgcatattagcacaaacaccttAAAACAACGATCAAgcgcggtggtggaggggtgatgatttgggcttatTTTGCACCCACGGGAACTGAGCATCTTGCAGTCACTGAgctgaactcctctgtataccgaAGCATTCTAGCGTCAAATGTAAGGCCAACCTTTAGCTTCCCAATAGCTAAAGATGGTTCTACAAGTTTTTGAATCATAAGGTGTACTTAGCTTTTACTCACTGCTTCTGGATCTGTTCTTGTTCATCTAAGGTTGTAACTAAATAACTGTAAGACCTACTCAGGATGagatgatttgttttttaattatgtacTTAAATTTAAAGTCTTACAATAAAAAGAGCGTGTACTTTggttttcacatgactgtaagaCTCTGACTTTTTAATCATTACTTGGTATTACAGCATAGTATTTACTTTAACAGTTCTTGGCAGTAAAATAAAGTACCTCTGAGTGAAGCAGTGTGCAGCAACTGGAGGAATGTCCGGTACGTTAACagtatcaaaagtagaagtgcTGAGACTTCCATTATCAATGTTAATTAAGATCAGATCATCTGTTTCCTGTAGAACACAGTAACATGAATCAGGTTCAAACAATTACAGAACTACTAAATTATATTTGAGCTTGGGGGTAACTCCATTTCTTAACCTTATCCTTTACAAGAGGTGGGCGAATTAATGGCAAATTTAAAGTAGAAGGTTATGTACTTACAGCTGATACATCTGCAAAATGACTGAGATGGCAGCCCATAAGAAAGGCTGTAGGAGCCATTAGAAAGTCCAGCATGCCTTTAGCCAAGACAGGAACATATGGGTGCTGCCACAGCAGAGGCTGGAAGAGTTATTAGACAGGCAAGGAAGAAATGAATGGACCAAAGATTAAGGAGCGGATGGTTTTATTATGGACTAAGGGGGTCCATCGCCCACTAGTGTTGGCACTTTTTAAACATAATAATTTAGGTTTTCTATACAGAAGCTCTAAAGTTAAATATATGTGACTTTTTTAATGCTTAAAGGGAAATTAATAATTGAGTTATCCATTTTTTATATCCCTTACTGTAATTTGGTGTAACATTAATACCAATTAACATCCATCATCCAGACACACTCATTTAGATAGAGGAATTTCATTTTGGCAAATTTGATGAAATACCCATATTCCCAAGGTTTCCAGCTGCACCCTTCCTTTTAACTGTGGCACTGACCCTTTAAGACTTTGATTGTAACTctcagtacttttttttttttaaaggatggaATTAATAAGTATTGCATGCTTATACTAACTCTAGACCCTTGAAGATATGCTGTGGATTTTGATCTAACctgcagaaacaacaacaagctCTCTGCCATCAGCGTGAGTCTCGCCCAGTCAGCAGAAAATAACACCACCCGCTGCTCCTGCAAGAGACAAGACAGCACCTACAGGGCGGGAGACAGAAACAGAGGGAGGGAAGTGGAAATGAATGTGAGTCTCTACTCGTTCgattaacacaaacacaaaacgtGTGTGTGGtacctgcagcagctgctgtggCCTGAAGCAAAGGAAGGGCAGGTGGAGGTCTAAATCTATAACCGGGTGGTCCTTGTCTTCTCTGGAGGGCAGTATGATGGTCAGAGGACGTATTGTaaacatctgtaaaacatgtggATATGAATGTAGTGCACTGTGCTGGATACACTGGCCTACTCTGAGCTCCAGATTTTGAAGTCTCTTAAAGATAAAGTTCAAAGTCTTTATTTAAGCCgattacaaacacacacaaaccaagTGCAGCTGTCCAGGAGGTGGAATTGGCACAAGTGTCAGTTTGGCCGCAAACTCCTTCACTCTCTCTTCCATGTCTGACAATCGACAGGTTCTCAGCTGGATTAAAAGACTAGCAAATCAACAGAAAGAGTCAGACGAGAAGAAGGTTCTCTAACCTGCCATAACCACACTTCTGAAAGTCAGATGTCTTACACCTATTTTTAACCTTAAGAGTCAAAAATGTCACAATGGCCCTTTTTGATcttagcaatttaatttgcTGAGTAATTAGGTTCAGTTCTCGGGTTTCTTACCATGAAAGACAGTCTTTGAGTGCAGTGAAGTAAGGATGCTTGGATATGACACAGATGCTGTAGGCACAGAAGAGTTTAGGACACTTTGAAGACCCTCTACCATTTCGATAGAGAGACATCCCTTCCTGTGGAAACACAGATAATCCAACAGGgacttattttcttttaaggGCTTTGTTAGTTTCATGAAACATTACAGTACACTGCACACATGCTGACtgcttatattattattatactatCATATGCAGTATTATGTGTAAGTAATACGTACCAGTATTGGACGGTAGCACTGCATTACTACTCCATGGGTCTTGTTGCCAAGGATGTCTGTGAAAACTAGGAAGTGGAATTGTTCCTCTTTCTGTTCACTGGTTACTTGGAGGCCACctgttttaaaaatggaaatgtacatgtacactgTGTTTTTTATGAATACAATGTGTCATTATAGTACTGCTACAGCACACACAGCCAGAAGGCACATGTACAAAATCTCTGAAAAACTCTATAATTAAAATATAATGATGGCCTCGTCACAGGGGTAGGCAAACCCAGAGTTAGTTCCCGCAAAGGCAACGGGGCTCTGTCTGGCAAACACGATTTCTCAAACCCTCGCCCTGGTCGACGGGACTCAGTAGCCCCGAGCAAGCGCGCTCGCACGCACACAGTGGTACCGCCGCCGCCCGAgggggctacctggttgatcctgccagtagtATATGCTCAAGACCATATACAAATGTTTGTTGTAAATTTGCCAATGTCCGCCATCTGAATGTTTCATCCCCATTGAAAGAGCCATTACCATGTTCCAGTGGACGTCAGTAACATGAGCTTTCATCTTgcattgtgtatgtgtatatgtactATATGTATGAGTGTGTCGTCttagtgtgtctttgtgtgtgctaTGGAAAACCTTTTACCGGGGAAGCAGAGCTGAGGTAAAGCCATGAGATCGATGTTTTTAGGTACACTGACATCTTCTATTCCTACTCTTCGACCTGCTTCATCTCCACCTGCAAAAAGGCAGCTGGTTGGAGAGACATAACAACTCCAAGACACAAAAAATCTATGGTAAGATAGGTAAAATTAAGA is a window encoding:
- the LOC134635617 gene encoding DENN domain-containing protein 3-like; translation: MADSLPPALLEACVVVGASSDKLQEICQTINDDGTLEHLPLEPEVLSVLAPPFVSRTQAESEMLRSHGKLRRSFIRKKRELPPSAAPTPSQGGDEAGRRVGIEDVSVPKNIDLMALPQLCFPGGLQVTSEQKEEQFHFLVFTDILGNKTHGVVMQCYRPILEGMSLYRNGRGSSKCPKLFCAYSICVISKHPYFTALKDCLSCLLIQLRTCRLSDMEERVKEFAAKLTLVPIPPPGQLHLMFTIRPLTIILPSREDKDHPVIDLDLHLPFLCFRPQQLLQVLSCLLQEQRVVLFSADWARLTLMAESLLLFLQPLLWQHPYVPVLAKGMLDFLMAPTAFLMGCHLSHFADVSAETDDLILINIDNGSLSTSTFDTVNVPDIPPVAAHCFTQRCKLLRIHFDLDQCHHASCTDINEQRAQRRTWQRSLNNDIQRIALELIVNIFRDVSSHLNYEHRVFHSEEFLKTREPAEQLFYKKVLETHIFHSFLKDRLNRKMDSFARMELSTRSEMQKMKAMVEAPHRPTMQQIQARRKGSITETRLSKRLGMSLPNLREDQIIGFQRNTPLSKILISDPAPSTTPKPIKVFKLPDFPASLSFHSVQSYYIELIQQLGKAIFSVQSENSAMLARYYYLRGLINTLCSRRLDALSDFQNLNKTDTAIFPTSLVTWLVDSLQRDERQQAQRRPELKRLILKVKTDNEKPLVEPDDHVKKFQLPCKPLYQEEFMRCVQECRIVRDVATIQRLFDALTDIAYAHPSVRGQPKQVDPELFRVFYTFWKEMEAEAQDVNLPSDVIDRLDNSECVYKLSSCVKTSHGVGKIAMTQKRLFLLTEGRPGFLEITKFRDIQEVKITSVPFLLVRIPSLRIQTSSRPEVFEANLKAETELWNLVIKEMWAGRKMADQHKDPQYMTQALTNVLLIDAVTGCLQNQRSITAASKLAYFDKIRQEVPMIVPKTTSETLKHKINPSLDLAEPQTVHVLLYTPGQLTGTGKVGDMNPKLWVALSGGKVVVFDAASWSMLQDCIQVGQSQLNCMIGLVQEQVWIGSQDSVIYIIDTHSMSSNKQLTEHRHEVTGLAVDASNQPNSLLTYSCSRDGMILQWDSSSLKVKRQFLLSCDYLSSIQIHNSALWCCCGDGIVELKKSGTPQRKITLHKDLQSMPSSFSSFIYIPERGQLWTGCADSVELCLWHTNNHRHPFKIISLPRSSGVTCMIRVKDQIWVGCHGRSDAGGQCNGQLSSQVLVVDIESHTVAKELQAHSDSIQTLCSAEDRYVLSGSACRDGKIAIWKVE